The Mobula birostris isolate sMobBir1 chromosome 7, sMobBir1.hap1, whole genome shotgun sequence region gttggaatgctcgctatggtacgtctgtagaaatttgtgggtgtctttggtgacacactaaatctcctcaaactgctaatgacgTGTAgatcaccagagtcctctgtcctgggccagtctttcaagatGTCGTCCTTCAGAGATccctcctctcccagggatgaggtctttggtgTTTCTGCAGTGCTGGGCTTTTAGGGTGGGGTTTCTTGCCCCATGTCTAACCCTCCACTTTTGCAGGCGGGTGTTGGGACCGTCCACAGTGGAGTTAAAACATTGAGTTCCAAACAAATTAGCAGATCTCATGGTGGGGAGGCGGGGAAGGAGGTTTGAATAAACAAGATGCATTATTTCAGTCTTCCACAGCTGGTGACTAATCCAGATAACCTGTTTGCTGGATCTAATGCCGGGTAATGATTTGTTTAAATTCTATCTCCATTCCACCTGCTCCTAAAACACTGGTTCCTTCTGGGAGCAGGGTAATGAGGCACAGAGCTTATTAAGAATTTCAGTGTGCCTTGTTTTGTTTCAATAAAAGTTGTGTATTCCTTTTGTAAAAGGTTaagagatggaggagggggaaatAACATCCTGTAATGAGTATCTAAAATATGCAAAtctacaattttaaaaaaatgctggaaacacctaacaggtcaggctgcatcactggggaggggtggggggagagttaatatttcaggccagAACTGGGACGGAGAGAAGAAACTTGTgtatctgtgggggaggggtgtcCCAATGGGATAAAATCAGGGTGAGTGAGAATGAGCCGTAAACATGATTATCCAGACAATAATAAGGAGCAGTTAAAGAGTGAGACAGCTGCACAgcctgtgggctcactttcagaGCCACTGCAGATTGTGTTCTTAGTATCTTCACTTTTTGTTATTTGCAGGATTGGTCCTCTTTTGCACGTTGGATATTTGCCGGTCTTTGTttttttgtggattctattgtatttcattgctTTCctgtgcaagaaaatgaatctcaagattccATATGGCATGCAATGATTAAAAGTTTGCGCTTTGATTTAcaaaagattggaggagttgtgaaaTGCAGAGCAAGAGGACAGCCTGTTTGTTCGGCCAGTAGCAGGATGCCCCATGCAAGTGCCTAGCTTACTGTCGCAGTACCTGCCAATGAGCTGACATCAAGCAGAGCGGTAATGTAGTTGTCTTTCAGCTCTCGAATCTGTATGGAAATATCGCCCCCTTCTCAACAAAGTAACTACACGGGATAAATCTTGTGATACACTTTTGGAGAGCTTTGAGAATATGTGGATCCATAAATTTAATGTTTTGCATTCTGGATTTTATTGAGTGGTAAAACTTGTACTTAAAGAATTAGTTCTGAAATGCTAGAATCAGTCTAATATTAtaggcatgtgtcatgaaatctgttaactttgtgccagcagtacaatgcaatacataatagaaagaaaacaaaattatAGTAAGTGTATATATTGAATAGGTAAATTAAATAACTgcaaaaaatgtagtgaggtagtgttcatgggttcaatgtccattcagaaatcggaaggcagagggaagaagctgtttctgaatcgctgactgtgtctagaggcttctgtacctccttcctgttggtaatagtgagaagagggcatgtcctgggtgatggaggtccttaatgatggacacctcCTAACTGAGGATGACCTGGATACTAATGCCTATGATGGAGTTGGCTAATTTTGCAACTCAGGAGCTTactttaatcctgtgcagtagataaatctcaataaataaattaaataaccaAACAAATATTTAATTCTGGTGGCTGGTCCAAGAAAATGAGCACACTCTAGATTTCTTGTCACAGTGGCTCAACGTTGTCAGTAGCTTGAGTATGAGGTAACAAAACAGACCTGTCCTGATGTGCATTGTGGCCGGCTGCGTCTTTAGTGATGTGCTAACACAGGAAATGGTCACTAAATGCCTGCCTTAATCTTTTCAATGATCATCAATTAATGTGAACATACatctattatttttctctttgctATTTCCAACAATATCTCACATCCAATCATTGGTTTAATTGGCTATGAAGTATCAGCTGAAGTGAAATTGTGaccaggttgtacttcctgaagACTGGCTATCATTTTGCATGGTATTTgctattttaatttttaatccCAGGCACGCGCTGTGAAACTCCTTCCATGACCAGATCAGCTTTATAGCAGTAGGGTTCTTAGAGTTCAGCTTACTTGTCCTTCTCTTGGATGGAGGGGAGGGAATGCCCACATCGATTATAATCCCCCAGGTTGTGAACTCTTCCAAGTTGGAGCTCGTAGATATGTTGGGATGGTAAATATAGTTTCAACCTAGCAATATCTGCAACATCCAAGAAGCTGCAGATatctaatgaaattgaaatccttctcttctctctccccccccccccccccttccctttctgctCTCAGGCTCGGGCAGAGTCCATTTTTCTTGTTCATCACTACAAGACAGCAGGATTTCATCACTTTGCTGCTAATCGTAACTTTGCTGAAGATGGTTGGGTTCAAGCCTACAGACATTCCTCCAACAGCCACGGTGAAATTTCTCAGTGCTGGAACTGCAGCCTGCATTGCTGACTTGTTTACCTTCCCGCTGGACACTGCAAAGGTCAGATTACAGGTAAGATCCTGGTCTTAGTCTTGTGTAAGTATGTTGCCTTGGACAGAATATATTGGCATTCCTTCCGACTTGCACTTATACTTGggttattcacccccccccccccgtgttaaTCAATTTACTGACATTTTTTTTGAAATGTTCCAGAAAAATTTCTTGGTACAGGGAAGTGAGGGGTAGAATGGGGCTATGGGAAAGTTCTGAGAGCTGCTGATGGATTGAGTGACTTCACAAAATGTGAGTGGAAATTGGAGAAGGAATATTTGGGATAACGTTGAGAATCTCCATCTAGATGGAGTACAGAAGCCCTGTGTAAATGCTGGGAAGAGTACACCACCTCTGAAACTACCTAGTAGGTTACCCCGTTGCAGAGTCCATGGGTCCTACTCTGACTGCGCCAACCACTGGAGCAGAAGCAAGTCATCTCGGGTACTCCCTCCAGAGTATTCAACAAGTAAAGGGGCCTTGCATTATCATGAAGGAACTAGGATGAGTCATGCAAATATGAGAAGTAGAATTTGTTTTTGTTGCTTGTTAATTCAAATCAACAGAACCAAATCACAAAATGAAGTTCGATGTGTATTCATTACTGCACCACGCATTTATATAATCAAAATAAATTGGAACAAATTGTTCGACCACATGCTTGATCCCCTGTTGTGTCTGTATTTTTGCAGCTTAAAAGCTGAAATAGTCATTTACTTTTCTGAATTAGTTTAGTGCTATATGCTACTATTCTCTCTTTTTGGCTTCTATAAGTAATAGCAAATGAAGAAACTTCTCATCAAACTTCTACTTACTATATTTCTATATATACAATTTTTTTCCCTACAAATAACAGTTTACAAGCTGGAATTGCCCTGTGATGACCAAGTGCCGAATCTGGGATGCCTAAGTATTAGACTAGACTAGTCTACATGTGAGTTGGGCTGAGCCCAAATCACACAATGCGGGATGTTCATCCAATTTTTGTCCTGCACAGATTCAAGGGGAATCAATTTCTGCTGCAGAGACGAGTACCTTCAGATATAGGGGTGTCTTTGGCACCATGGCCACAATGGTCAGGAATGAGGGACCAAGAAGCCTCTACAGTGGGCTGGTGGCTGGTCTTCAACGTCAGATGAGCTTTGCTTCTGTGCGCATTGGACTCTACGATTCTGTAAAGCAGTTCTACACCAAAGGATCTGAACGTAAGTATAATGTGTCTAACTACTGTAGTGACGTGTTGCTGTGGAAGATCGATCAACTTCAAATAGGAGTCTGGGTGCTCTTCCAtcaattttaaataatttttggAATCTAGTAGTTGTTGTAGGAGGAAGCTTTAATTTGCTGAAGGATAAACCGAATGGATTAATTCCTCTGTTCTTAAACAAGGTTCCACTGAACTGGAAGACCAATTATTGAGCAGACTGTTTGCTAGTTGAAGATCACAAAAAGTGACCCACCTTTTACAGTTCCTGATTTGTATTGATTTCAGGTTCTCATGGTGCTGTGAATTTATCAtgtaatcctgtctgccaagcaaTGGCCAGTGGAAACCTAACCAGTATTTCTTTATTTGATCACCAGAAGGGGGGAGAAAACCAGAACTGTGGagatgagagattctgcagatgatggaaatccagagtaacacaccaaatactgaaggaactcagcaggccaggcagtatctatggagaggaatacagaGCCAACTTTtctggccaaggcccttcatctccGCATGAAACACTTTcattttattcctttccaaagatgctgcctgaccagaacTGAGTCTGAACAGTGACTCAGACTGATTCTAAAATTGGAATAAATTGGTTTATCGTCATATGTACTGAGGGACAGCAGTGTTCATAAAGATGCTACAGTGAGGGTCACCATATTGCCAGTAATTGACAATGCTGATCAAATAAATGTACTTGCATTTTAAAATTTAGTATGCTTTAATCTACCTACgtaaagcacagtacaggttcTTGGTCCTCCAGTGACTAGTGTTTAATATGCGGATGATTACTCTAGATGTTGGCATTGGTAGCCGCCTGCTTGCTGGCTGCACTACAGGAGCCATGGCTGTGGCATTTGCCCAGCCGACCGATGTGGTGAAAGTGAGGTTTCAAGCACAAGCAAGTATATCTGGTCCAAACAGACGATACAATGGAACCATTGAAGCCTACAAGACCATCGCCAAAGAGGAAGGAATTCGGGGGCTATGGAAGGGTTTGTACTTTTATTTGGAGTTGCATTGAATTGTGTTTGATCCAAGACTCTTAAGTTGTTAGCTTACAGAATTGTAATTTGATTAATAAACTTGAAAATCTTTGCACGAGAGTAGACAGTGGGTGACATGCTGCCATTTTAATTGAAATTGAAATGTGCTGCTTAATTGGTTTTAGTGAAACACCATTTTGTAAGATGGTCAAGTGATTGAAGAGTGGATTTTTTTGGGTGGTTTTTTGAATCCTGTTGTAGCTATTTGTGAATCTGTTTCTATAATCGGCACAACTTTTCCAAGTGTAATATAAAGTTTAATTTAATATGCATGTCatcatacagccctgagattcattttattgcaattAAAAtttaatccaataaccataatagaatcaatggaagaccacacgaAAGGACGGAcagacaaccagtgtacaaaagatgacaaattgtgcaaacacaaagaagaaatattgagaacttgagacaaaagagtctttgaaaatgagtcccTAGGTTGCGGAAACAGTTCAttaatggggcgagtgaagttatcccttggttcaagagcccgatggttgaggggtaataactgttccagaacctggtgctggcagccttgatactcctgcaccgccttcctgaaggcagcactGTAAAGAAATCATGACCTGGGTAATGGGTgtccatgatggatgctgctttcctgttacaatgctccatgtagatgtgctcaaagggggaggggagggctttacctgtgatggcctgggccaaatccactactttttgcaggaacAGGAACAG contains the following coding sequences:
- the LOC140200070 gene encoding dicarboxylate carrier UCP2-like; amino-acid sequence: MVGFKPTDIPPTATVKFLSAGTAACIADLFTFPLDTAKVRLQIQGESISAAETSTFRYRGVFGTMATMVRNEGPRSLYSGLVAGLQRQMSFASVRIGLYDSVKQFYTKGSEHVGIGSRLLAGCTTGAMAVAFAQPTDVVKVRFQAQASISGPNRRYNGTIEAYKTIAKEEGIRGLWKGTLPNIARNAIVNCTELVTYDLIKDLLIKNGLLTDNLPCHFSSAIGAGFCTTLIASPVDVVKTRYMNSAPGQYNSALNCAVTMFTKEGFTAFYKGFMPSFLRLGSWNIVMFITYEQLKRAMMVATLSRESSL